ATCGGCCGACACCGGTGCCTCCATCTCCTCCTGCTCCTGTTCCGGAACGATTTAAACCGGAAAAACCACTGCCTCCCAGCGCTGTGCCCCTGCCAAAGAAATTCGGCACAAGCGAGGAGGTCAAGCTTCCAAAAACCGTGCCGCGCACCGGGGTGCCGGAGGGAGCGGAGCGCGGCAAGAAGACGGGGAAGACGGGCAGCAAACCGCATAAAGAGACCGGCCCGCTCCCCTTTTTGACCCAGAACGACATCGACGAGCTCGCGCGCAAAGGCATGCCCAAAAAAAGACCGGGTGATGATTCCGTCACCCTCGATACGGACGAATTCAAATTCATGTCCTACAACCGCTGGCTCAAGGTCAAGGTCGAGAGCGTGCTCCAGTATCCCGAGCTCGCGGCAATATCCGGCTACCAGGGAACGCTTTACCTCCTGTTCGATATTATGAAGGACGGCTCTCTCGGCAGACTGGAGATATTGAAGTCGTCCGGGTACAAGATACTGGACGACGAGGCGCTCCGCTCGATCCGCGATTCTGCGCCGTACCAGCCGCTCCCCGATGAGTGGAATCTGGAGCGGTATTCCATTCGCGCCGCCGTGCTGTTCTACCTGGGCGCCGGGTATATTCGATGACTGACTTGATTAAAATAGGCGCAGCCTTCGCTCTCATCGTGTTCCTTCTGCGCCTTCGCTGGAACCTCGGCCTGGTGATGCTGCTCGGCGCGGTCTTCCTCGGATCGCTTTATCTCCTCGGCCCGATAAAACAGGCGCGAGTCCTGTTTGACTCGACAATCGATCCAGTGACGATAAACCTGGTGACCGGTCTCGTTCTCATCATGGTGCTCGAGAACATCATCAGGAAACGGGGCGTTCTCAAACGCATGATGGAGACCGTCGTGAACGTGGCCAGAGACCGCCGTATCGCCATGGCCGTGCTGCCCGGTGTAATCGGCCTCCTGCCCTCGGCAGGCGGGGCGGCCTTCTCGGCGCCCATGGTGCAGGAGGCCGCGGCCGACGCGGACATGCGGCCGGAGCACAAGGCCTTTGTCAATTACTGGTT
This genomic window from Nitrospirota bacterium contains:
- a CDS encoding energy transducer TonB, with the translated sequence MPLRLHFTIFLVISLALHALVIAALFLIKPTHPEMPLITPVTIVNLPQQKINQLPPLDRPTPVPPSPPAPVPERFKPEKPLPPSAVPLPKKFGTSEEVKLPKTVPRTGVPEGAERGKKTGKTGSKPHKETGPLPFLTQNDIDELARKGMPKKRPGDDSVTLDTDEFKFMSYNRWLKVKVESVLQYPELAAISGYQGTLYLLFDIMKDGSLGRLEILKSSGYKILDDEALRSIRDSAPYQPLPDEWNLERYSIRAAVLFYLGAGYIR